Sequence from the Bubalus kerabau isolate K-KA32 ecotype Philippines breed swamp buffalo chromosome 17, PCC_UOA_SB_1v2, whole genome shotgun sequence genome:
TGCTCAACCCCTCGGGGATGTGGGTGGATGCGGGCCATTGCATGGTGTAACTGTCCACTGTTTAGTCAAGTGCTCACCTAGATTTCtcgtggctcaacagtaaagaatccactgctaatccaggagatgcaggttccatcccttggaaaaggaaatgacaacccactccagcattcttgcctaggaaatccgatggacagtggagcctcgggtcacagagttggatgtgacttagtgactaaagaacaacactgATGACTTTGCTCCTGACTGTATGAAATTCTAACATGCCCAAAGGGCTGGGTGGGGCATTGAGCCTGGGAGAAGGGCGGAGTCAAGCGCAGGTGCTCACAGCTAGAGGGAGCAGGACCCTTTATACCTGGGTCAAGAGGAAATTTTGAGAAACTGAATGAAACAAAAATCATACTGTTCAATTTTATACCATGTCCACAAAACAATGCACAGTTTCTAAGAATACTGATGGAAAAAAGGATACCCAGTAATCCTGAGGATTTGTTGCCTAATGGGGAAGGAAGTAAGGAATGAGAAGAGGGAAATGAAACAGCAGATTATAAAAGCAGAGGGTAGTGgttattctggggcttcccaggtggcctgttggtaaagaacttgtctgccagtgtagaagatgcaggtttgatccccgggttgggaacatcccttggagaagggcatggcaatccacttcagaattcttgcctagagaatctccatggacagagaagcctggtgggcaacagtccatggggtttcaaagagtcggactcaactgagcacatCAACTTAGCACTGTCCCCATTTCAGGCTGGATGATCCTTTGTTATTGGGGCCATCTTCTGCATCATGGGGTGTTTAGCAGTATTCTTGGCCCCTACTCACTGGATGCTTGAATGTTTGAGGGGAGTGCTGAGGCTGGATCCCTGAGGTCTCTGCCTTTCTCTCAGGTTCCCTGGGTTCAAGGAGGTCCGGCTGGTCCCTGGGCGGCATGACATCGCCTTCGTGGAGTTTGACAATGAGGTGCAGGCAGGGGCTGCTCGAGACGCCCTGCAGGGCTTCAAGATCACCCAGAACAACGCCATGAAGATCTCCTTTGCCAAGAAGTAGCACCCTTTTCCCATGCCTGTCCCGGCCCCCTGTTCTGGGGCCATCCCCTCCCCCCTTGGTTCAGCCCCCTGAAGGTAAGTCCCCCTTGGGGGCCTTCTTGGAGCCGTGTGTGAGTGAGTGGTCGCCACACAGCACTGTACCCAGAGTCTGTCCCCAGACATTGCACCTGGCGCTGTTAGGCTGGAATTAAAGTGTTtttttgtggtttgttttttcacaaccatttgtttttattttcttgtcctcCGTGTTTCCCTTCCCTGCACACCAGAATATTCTTAGTGTTTGAGCAGCTCAGCACACTGGGGGATTGAAACCTTGGGCAAATACAGAATAGCGTCGGAACACGGTCCAAACTTGTCACTTTTACTATTTTGGCAGCTTTCTGTTTTGTCTCAGAATTAGGGCAAGAAGTTAAAACccaggctgccaagtacagttggGCAGGTTCTATACTGCACAAGGATGCTGCTTTTAATGGCACACCATTCACTGTATAGACTCAGGTTGATTGCGATAATTTTCTGACAGGATAGAGTGTTAAGAAACaggtttttctttacctttttctaGACAAAAATGCCTTCTCTCATAGCAGGAGTCTCACAGAAACCACTCTAGGTACttcaggaagaaagggaaggaaaaggaatatTCACAGAGTCATTGAAAGGATGGTAGGAATGGCAGTTTGGGTGGGAGATGCTGAGTTCAACTTGGCAGCCCCCGATTGAGCTGGAGTTCAGGAAgaggtccctgctgctgctgctgcagtgaGGGCCCCGCTGACTTGGTCACACATGGGAGACACAGCCGGGAGCTTGGGACAGGTGGCTGAATCAGTCTCCCTCCAGTGCCGCAGCTGCAGTGGAAGCTAGAAGATGTGGTTTCTGGCTGGACAGTTAACGTGCCCAGCTGAAGCTGGATAAGAAGGGGAGATTGAATGGGGGACCTTCCTTAGCAGTCTGTCACAGATGTGACTTGACAATTTTTAAGTTgactaaatgtgtgtgtgtataaatatatatatatatagcttaaaaccctttctcacaccatatagaTAGGAAAATGAGATCCCTTGCCAGAAATAGAAAAttaccacaaaaataaaaacaatgaggcACAGTGTTAAATTCTCCCTGGATGTCTTTTCCTGTGTCAAGGCTCTGAGCCCCAGCTTGCACCTACTCTGCTCTCTCCATTAAAGAGGAACGACAGTGTTGGAATCGCTGAAGATTTATGGTACCACATGCACGCTTCCTCCTTGTAGGATCTGAAAGATGGAAGCGGGAGGGTGATTGTCATCTTCACTACATAAAGTTATTGCAGACAGCACCTGGGAACATGGGGTCTCTGGACAGCCCCCCCCAACTCCCATGATAGACAACTGATGTCCCCACTCtgagctttattttctttctgagctGTGCACCCCATCTGACTTAGCAAGCACTCAGTAAATTCCACAGATAACTTGCCAAGTACCTAATACACACCAAGTACTGTTGTGGCATAGGATATGCAGTAGTGAATGAAATGGACAAGCTAATTTCAGGTGCTGAGTTCTGATAGGAATAGAACTGACATAATGGGGTGATGGGGTGGTGGAGCTGGGGAACAGTAACGGGTGATCAAGGGGAAGCCTCTGGGAGGTGACATGGATAGAGCTATGTGATGCTTGCATAGTACTTGGTGCTGGGTGTTGCATGTGTGGAGATGGCTTAGGCCTAGTCTTTGACCAGGAGGAATCCTTCCCCACCCCAAGCCTGTGTGTGTCCATCTTCTTCCCCTAAAACTAAAGTTTGGACTTGCTGGCTAGAGGTGAGAATACCTGAGGAACGAGATGGGTCTTCAGGCAAGTGAATCTCTGAAGTGTGGTTTTAggtaggagacttgagttcacaTCCTCTGGCCACTGTTTCATTCTGGCCTTGGGCAACTGACAGCTCCAAGCCCAGTAGTGATGGGTATGGGCCTGCAGCCAGATCTAGCCTCTCCGCTTACACTAACCTTGGACAAGTTCcttaaggctctgtgcttccatttctaCCTAAAATGGGATTATGACGGTCCCCCTTCAAGTTGATGCAGGGTATGCATTTGAGCTAATTAAACAAAAATGTGcatggtgaattctttactaaaTGACTAGTATCCCAGATGAGAAAGGTGAGGCTCTGAGAGTAGTTTAGCACAGTCAGGAAGTGGTTTCTGAGAAGAAATAGTGATTGTGGTTGGACATCGCCTAGCCTAAGGCCCAACATATAATATTCACTCCGTACTTGAGAGCTGGGGCTATTTCTGGCAATCAAAGGGCTGCCTTGTTCTGCCCCTCAGCACAGGAAATTCCAAGGTGGTTTTTCCATACTGGCTCCTCTTGTTCTGTCTCTGGGGACACAGCCGACGGGCCTAGGTGTCCAAGCCAACTCAGAAAAGATGGAATTGAATTTTTTAACCTGCCTGTCTGGGCCCCTCTGTTGAGGGGGGTGACTTGTTACTTGGAGTGGCCTGGGCTGCCTTGGGCTTCTCTGGATATTTCCTTGTGCTGGCAACCCTCACCCTGTCCTTGAAATGGTTCTGCCTGGGTAGCAGCCTCTAGGTGGTGTGGGCAAAATCTGGGACTGGTTTAAGGAGGGGACCAGACCCAGAACACAGGTTTCCTTATGCTACTGCcgagggagggcaggaggaaactGGAGACCCCATTCCTGCCTTAGCCACTGTCTTGCTCAGAGTCCATGATGGCTTGGTCCTTGGTGTTTCTCGGTGTCGTCTTGCTGTCTGCCTTCCCAGGGCCTAGTGCCGGGGGCCGCCCCATGCCCAAGCTGGCTGACCGGAAGATGTGTGCCGATGAGGAATGCAGCCGTGAGCCTTAGGGGtccggggggggggcgggggggagggcagTGTGGAGGGCTTGGGTTGCTAGCCTGTGTGGAGGGTGCCTTCACTCCCTTCTATATTCCTTCTCCAGACCCCATCTCCATGGCCGTGGCCCTTCAGGACTACGTGGCCCCTGACTGCCGTTTCTTGACCATACACCAGGGCCAAGTGGTGTATGTCTTCTCCAAGCTCAAGGGCCGAGGGCGGCTCTTCTGGGGAGGCAGTGTGAGTCTTGGGAGAACAGAGGAGGAAAGGGTAGAGAGCTGGGGTGGGAGCGTACCCTACTTTTTTGCCTACAGGGCAAATCTGAGGGAGTGAACTGAAATAGAGTCGGCAGGGGGTGGCTGCTGTGAtccactctttttctttctttagcaaTTATTCGGGCATGTCCTGTAGTGCCAAATTGCTATAGACACCGAAGGTATGATAAAGAATGACGCTTTTATTCTAATGGAAGGAGACAAGCCATCAAAATACCAACTCGTGTGCTGCTTTAAGAATTAGTATAAAGAGACTGGGTGACTAATTCACATGGGGTGGTCAGGGAGGACTTTCCAGCAGGCGACTTTAAGCTGAGATTGGACTGACAAGGATGGAGCCAGCTAAGTGATCAGGGAAGAGCAAGTGTGCACAGGACTTGAGCAGAAATGAGCTTGCCACGTTCCCAGACCCCGGCTTTTAACTCCTTCCCCAGGTTCAGGGAGATTACTATGGAGATGGAGCTGCTCGCCTGGGCTATTTCCCCAGTAGCATCGTACGTGAAGACCAGACCCTGAAACCTGCCAAAACCGATGTGAAGACAGATGTGAGTATCTTGGGGGCTGGCAGGAATCTGGAGGGA
This genomic interval carries:
- the MIA gene encoding melanoma-derived growth regulatory protein; protein product: MMAWSLVFLGVVLLSAFPGPSAGGRPMPKLADRKMCADEECSHPISMAVALQDYVAPDCRFLTIHQGQVVYVFSKLKGRGRLFWGGSVQGDYYGDGAARLGYFPSSIVREDQTLKPAKTDVKTDIWDFYCQ